A single genomic interval of Bos javanicus breed banteng chromosome 26, ARS-OSU_banteng_1.0, whole genome shotgun sequence harbors:
- the PCGF6 gene encoding polycomb group RING finger protein 6 isoform X2 — protein MEGLPAVTAGNAGAAKAEGAATMPPPPPVSPPALTPAPAAGEEGPPPLPEAGDPGCSGSRPPELEPERSLGRLRGRFEDEDEELEEDEDLEEEEEEEEEEEMSHFSLRLEGGRPDSEDEEERLINLSELTPYILCSICKGYLIDATTITECLHTFCKSCIVRHFYYSNRCPKCNIVVHQTQPLYNIRLDRQLQDIVYKLVINLEEREKKQMHDFYKERGLEVPKPAVPQPVPSSKGRTKKVLESVFRIPPELDMSLLLEFIGANEGTGHFKPLEKKFVRVSGEATIGHVEKFLRRKMGLDPACQDGLLVLHYGLVVSPLKIT, from the exons ATGGAGGGGCTCCCGGCGGTAACCGCAGGCAACGCGGGCGCTGCCAAGGCCGAGGGAGCCGCAACCatgccgccgccgcctcccgtcTCCCCGCCTGCCCTCACTCCGGCACCCGCAGCGGGTGAGGAGGGCCCGCCGCCCCTACCCGAGGCGGGGGATCCCGGCTGCTCGGGCTCCCGGCCCCCTGAGCTGGAGCCGGAGCGCAGCCTGGGCCGCTTGAGGGGCCGCTTCGAGGACGAGGACGAGGAGTTGGAAGAAGATGAGGAcctggaggaagaagaagaggaggaagaggaggaagagatgagCCACTTCTCGCTGAGGCTGGAGGGGGGCCGGCCGGACTCCGAGGACGAAGAGGAG CGCCTGATCAATCTCTCTGAGCTGACTCCGTACATCTTGTGTTCCATTTGCAAAGGTTATTTAATAGATGCAACTACCATTACAGAATGTCTTCATACAT TTTGTAAAAGCTGCATTGTCAGACACTTTTACTATAGCAACAGATGTCCAAAATGCAACATTGTAGTACATCAGACACAACCTCTTTACAACATAag GTTGGACCGACAGTTACAAGACATAGTGTACAAATTAGTGATCAATCTAGAGGAAA gagaaaaaaagcaaatgcatGATTTCTATAAAGAAAGAGGTCTAGAAGTACCTAAACCTG CTGTTCCACAGCCAGTCCCTTCAAGCAAAGGAAGAACTAAGAAAGTCTTAGAATCAGTGTTTCGTATTCCACCTGAACTTGACATGTCTTTATTACTAGAGTTTATTGG tgcTAATGAAGGCACAGGACATTTTAag CCATTGGAAAAGAAGTTTGTCCGAGTTTCAGGAGAAGCAACTATTGGACATGTAGAAaaattcctcagaagaaaaatGGGTCTTGATCCAGCTTGTCAG